A stretch of Telopea speciosissima isolate NSW1024214 ecotype Mountain lineage chromosome 11, Tspe_v1, whole genome shotgun sequence DNA encodes these proteins:
- the LOC122646828 gene encoding aquaporin NIP6-1 codes for MVDTEDVPSAPSTPVTPGTPGAPLFGGFRSERSGNGRKSSLLNSCKCFSVEEWALEEGNLGPMACSLPPPPVSLARKVGAEFIGTLILIFAGTATGIVNQKTKGSETLIGLAASTGLAVMIVILSTGHISGAHLNPAVTIAFAALKHFPWKQVPVYIGAQVMASICAAFALKGIFHPFMSGGVTVPSGSYGQAFALEFIISFNLMFVVTAVATDTRAVGELAGIAVGATVTLNILIAGESSGASMNPVRTLGPAIAANNYKAIWVYLTAPILGALSGAGVYSVVKLPEAHDAEKPSAVRSLRK; via the exons ATGGTAGACACAGAGGATGTTCCATCAGCCCCTTCTACTCCTGTAACCCCAGGGACACCTGGAGCTCCTCTCTTTGGTGGGTTCAGGTCAGAAAGAAGTGGTAATGGCAGAAAATCCTCCCTCCTTAATAGCTGCAAGTGCTTCAGTGTAGAAGAATGGGCACTGGAAGAAGGCAACTTGGGTCCAATGGCTTGTTCATTACCTCCTCCACCAGTCTCTCTTGCAAGAAAG GTAGGAGCAGAGTTCATAGGCACCCTTATACTCATCTTTGCGGGGACAGCTACTGGGATtgtaaaccaaaaaacaaaaggctCGGAAACGCTTATCGGCCTTGCTGCCTCTACTGGCCTCGCTGTAATGATAGTTATACTATCAACTGGTCATATCTCAGGAGCCCATCTCAACCCAGCAGTCACCATTGCCTTTGCAGCTCTCAAACACTTCCCATGGAAACAG GTACCTGTGTACATTGGAGCACAGGTGATGGCTTCAATCTGCGCTGCATTTGCACTGAAGGGGATCTTCCATCCTTTCATGAGTGGTGGAGTTACCGTTCCCTCAGGTAGTTATGGTCAGGCCTTTGCTTTGGAGTTCATCATCTCCTTCAATCTGATGTTCGTTGTCACTGCAGTAGCCACCGACACAAGAGCT GTTGGGGAGCTCGCAGGAATCGCGGTTGGAGCCACTGTCACGCTCAACATACTCATCGCAGG GGAGAGCAGTGGAGCATCCATGAATCCTGTGAGAACTCTGGGTCCAGCCATAGCTGCTAACAACTACAAGGCCATCTGGGTCTACCTCACTGCCCCTATCCTTGGTGCACTCAGTGGAGCTGGAGTTTATTCTGTCGTTAAACTCCCAGAAGCACACGATGCAGAGAAGCCGTCGGCAGTTCGTAGCCTGAGAAAGTGA